One genomic window of Clostridioides sp. ES-S-0054-01 includes the following:
- a CDS encoding phosphoribosylaminoimidazolesuccinocarboxamide synthase, producing MLLYEGKAKQVYSTDNENEYVVYYKDDATAFNGEKKAEISSKGILNNKISTIIFEMLKENNINTHFIKSLSDREMLVKKVEILPLEVIVRNIAAGSICKRVGLEEGVVFDEPIFEISYKNDDYGDPMLNDDYAVAMKLATREELKFLREETLKINELLKAFFLKLNLKLVDFKIEFGKDSEGNIILADEVSPDTCRLWDVNTNEKLDKDRFRRDLGDLVEGYTEVLSRMNNK from the coding sequence ATGTTATTATATGAAGGAAAAGCAAAACAAGTATATTCTACAGATAATGAAAATGAATATGTTGTTTATTATAAAGATGATGCAACAGCATTTAATGGAGAGAAAAAAGCAGAAATATCTTCAAAAGGTATACTAAATAATAAGATATCAACAATAATCTTTGAAATGTTAAAAGAAAATAATATAAATACTCACTTTATAAAAAGTTTATCAGATAGAGAAATGTTAGTTAAAAAAGTAGAGATTTTACCATTAGAAGTAATAGTAAGAAATATTGCTGCTGGTTCTATCTGTAAAAGAGTTGGTCTTGAAGAAGGTGTAGTTTTTGATGAGCCAATCTTTGAAATAAGTTATAAAAATGATGATTATGGTGACCCAATGTTAAATGACGATTATGCAGTAGCAATGAAATTAGCAACTAGAGAAGAATTAAAGTTCTTAAGAGAAGAAACTTTAAAAATAAATGAGTTACTAAAAGCATTTTTCTTAAAATTAAACCTAAAGTTAGTTGACTTTAAAATAGAATTTGGTAAAGATTCTGAAGGAAATATAATATTGGCAGATGAAGTGTCACCAGACACTTGTAGACTTTGGGATGTAAATACAAATGAAAAGTTAGATAAGGACAGATTTAGAAGAGACCTTGGAGACCTTGTAGAAGGTTATACAGAAGTACTTTCAAGAATGAATAATAAATAG
- a CDS encoding PTS sugar transporter subunit IIA — protein MSELVNVKCSFEMKVTSKEEAIISLVDVVSKEGYLKEKNQFLEDVLKREETLSTYIGHGIGLPHSQSIGVKDSCITIGKLDTPIKWTEEGEKVDLIFLISVTKDNENNLHLKILSKLARLLMHESFRNQIRESDEQTVYNLIKEKIGEED, from the coding sequence ATGAGTGAGTTAGTCAATGTAAAATGTTCATTTGAGATGAAAGTAACTTCAAAAGAAGAAGCTATTATATCATTAGTAGATGTAGTATCAAAAGAGGGATATCTAAAAGAAAAGAATCAATTTCTAGAAGATGTTTTAAAAAGAGAAGAAACACTGTCAACCTATATTGGGCATGGGATAGGTCTTCCTCACAGTCAAAGTATTGGGGTCAAAGATTCTTGTATTACAATTGGAAAGCTTGATACACCTATTAAATGGACAGAAGAAGGAGAAAAAGTAGATTTAATATTTTTAATATCTGTTACAAAAGACAATGAAAATAATCTTCATCTAAAGATTTTGTCAAAGCTTGCACGTTTATTAATGCATGAAAGTTTTAGAAATCAAATTAGAGAGTCAGATGAACAAACAGTCTATAATCTTATAAAAGAAAAAATAGGGGAGGAAGATTAA
- the purE gene encoding 5-(carboxyamino)imidazole ribonucleotide mutase — translation MKVAVVMGSKSDYPKLEEGIKLLEKYGIEVVARALSAHRTPEQLSTFLKEIEDDTDVIIAAAGKAAHLPGVIASQTLIPVIGLPIKSSTMDGLDSLLSIVQMPKGIPVATVTIDLGLNAALLALQIMTLKYPKLKEDLKSYREEMAQKVLEDDKNLRG, via the coding sequence ATGAAAGTAGCAGTAGTTATGGGTTCAAAATCAGATTATCCAAAATTAGAAGAAGGGATAAAACTGCTTGAGAAATATGGAATAGAGGTTGTAGCAAGAGCATTATCAGCTCATAGAACACCAGAACAACTTTCAACATTCCTAAAAGAAATAGAAGATGATACTGATGTAATAATAGCAGCAGCAGGAAAGGCAGCACATTTACCAGGTGTAATAGCTTCACAAACACTAATTCCTGTAATAGGATTACCTATTAAATCATCAACTATGGATGGACTAGACTCACTTTTATCGATAGTTCAAATGCCAAAAGGAATACCAGTTGCTACAGTTACAATAGATTTAGGTTTAAACGCAGCTTTATTGGCATTACAAATAATGACTTTAAAATATCCAAAATTAAAAGAGGATTTGAAATCATATAGAGAAGAGATGGCACAAAAGGTGCTAGAAGACGACAAAAATTTAAGGGGGTAG
- a CDS encoding NTP transferase domain-containing protein yields MKAIILAAGMGTRLRPLTLELPKPLVKVNGKPMIENQIECLLEKGIRDIKVAVGYLKEEFYYLAEKYNVELIYNNKYNMYNNIYTMYLLREHLPDSYVIEGDVYLYNNFIDPDIKKSTYFTFYRENFSNEFIFKFDENNKIYDMYVGDNSGYILCGVSYWSLTDGNTIAKKIEETIGSGDFESLFWDDVVMQNKEDLNMYIKKIDFKDCFEIDTEKDLKFSERCIVQNNNFMMNKSLQYSK; encoded by the coding sequence ATGAAAGCAATAATTTTAGCAGCTGGAATGGGGACGCGATTGAGACCATTAACTTTAGAATTGCCTAAACCATTAGTTAAAGTTAATGGAAAACCAATGATAGAAAACCAAATAGAATGTCTATTGGAAAAGGGGATAAGAGATATAAAAGTAGCTGTAGGATATCTAAAAGAAGAATTTTACTATCTAGCAGAAAAATATAATGTGGAATTAATATATAATAATAAGTACAATATGTATAATAATATTTATACTATGTATTTATTAAGAGAGCATTTACCTGATAGTTATGTTATAGAGGGCGATGTGTACTTATATAATAACTTTATAGACCCAGATATAAAAAAATCTACTTATTTTACCTTTTATAGGGAAAATTTTAGTAATGAATTTATATTTAAATTTGATGAAAATAACAAGATTTATGATATGTATGTGGGTGATAATAGTGGATATATATTATGTGGTGTATCATATTGGTCCTTGACAGATGGAAATACTATAGCAAAAAAAATAGAGGAAACAATAGGAAGTGGAGATTTTGAAAGTCTATTTTGGGATGATGTTGTGATGCAAAATAAAGAAGATTTAAATATGTATATTAAGAAAATAGATTTTAAGGATTGCTTTGAGATAGATACTGAAAAAGATTTGAAGTTTTCAGAAAGATGTATAGTTCAAAATAATAATTTTATGATGAATAAGTCTCTACAATACTCTAAGTAG
- a CDS encoding class II D-tagatose-bisphosphate aldolase, non-catalytic subunit yields MKKLPIKTVVQRLLDLQEEGRSATLLGIGPMSPNLLQASFELAKDYDFPLMFIASRNQVDADELGGGYVNGWNQETFTKDIKKIADKVGFDGLYYLCRDHGGPWQRDKERNDHLPVDEAMELGKKSYLADIEAGFDLLMIDPTKDPFEIGKVIPLDVVLERTVELIEYCENERKRLNLPDIGYEVGTEETNGGLTSTETYETFITRLKVELDKRDLPMPTFIVGQTGTLTRKTEQVGTFNFRNAYDLAQMAKKYGVGLKEHNGDYLDDVTLLEHIPSQIIATNVAPQYGTEETRAYLKLAEVERKLEKEGLVEKSSNIRHVLLVNAIECGRWRKWVIGEQKDLTAEEIFKNEALSNEILDIAGHYTFNNDDVKKEIKVLYANLSKNNIDGQRFVVDHIKRPLRDYAECYNLKGVTTRILNK; encoded by the coding sequence ATGAAGAAGTTACCAATAAAGACTGTCGTACAAAGATTACTAGATTTACAAGAAGAGGGGAGAAGTGCAACGCTTTTAGGAATTGGTCCTATGTCACCAAACTTGTTACAAGCAAGTTTTGAACTAGCAAAAGATTATGATTTTCCTTTAATGTTTATTGCAAGTAGAAATCAAGTAGATGCAGATGAACTAGGTGGTGGTTATGTAAATGGATGGAATCAAGAAACTTTTACAAAGGATATTAAGAAAATAGCTGATAAAGTTGGATTTGATGGTTTGTATTACTTATGTAGAGACCACGGTGGTCCATGGCAAAGAGACAAAGAAAGAAATGACCATTTACCTGTTGATGAAGCAATGGAGTTAGGAAAAAAATCTTATTTAGCAGACATTGAGGCAGGTTTTGACTTATTAATGATTGACCCTACAAAAGACCCCTTTGAAATTGGAAAGGTAATTCCATTAGATGTAGTATTAGAAAGAACTGTAGAATTGATTGAATATTGTGAGAATGAAAGAAAAAGACTTAATCTACCAGATATAGGCTATGAAGTTGGTACAGAAGAAACAAATGGAGGTCTGACTTCAACTGAGACGTATGAAACATTTATAACTAGGTTAAAGGTTGAGCTTGATAAGAGAGATTTGCCAATGCCAACATTTATAGTTGGTCAAACTGGTACTTTAACTAGAAAGACAGAACAAGTAGGAACTTTTAACTTTAGAAATGCTTATGATTTAGCTCAAATGGCTAAGAAATATGGAGTTGGTTTAAAAGAGCATAATGGTGATTACTTAGATGATGTAACGTTATTAGAACATATACCATCTCAAATTATTGCTACAAATGTAGCTCCTCAATATGGTACTGAAGAAACTAGAGCATATTTAAAACTAGCAGAAGTTGAGCGTAAATTAGAAAAAGAGGGTCTAGTTGAGAAATCTTCTAATATCAGACATGTTCTTCTTGTAAATGCAATCGAATGTGGACGTTGGAGAAAATGGGTAATAGGAGAACAAAAAGATTTAACTGCTGAAGAGATATTTAAGAATGAAGCTTTATCTAATGAAATATTAGATATTGCAGGACATTATACATTTAATAATGATGATGTTAAAAAAGAAATAAAAGTGCTTTATGCTAATTTAAGTAAGAACAACATTGATGGTCAAAGATTTGTTGTAGACCATATTAAACGTCCTTTGCGTGATTATGCAGAATGTTATAATTTAAAAGGTGTTACTACAAGGATTTTAAATAAATAA
- a CDS encoding HAD family hydrolase: MINLIFDVDDTLYNQLTPFYIAYNKVFSSIKDVSIEDLYISSRKYSDEVFHLTESGEMPIKEMHIYRIMKAFEELGNSITEKDAQSFQDEYVYQQSQITLIPEVEQVLNFSKERNINLGIITNGPSDHQRMKLKQLNVEKWVNKSNIFISSEVGFSKPDTNIFRVAENVMNLERENTYYVGDSYKNDVVGAKKAGWKSIWLNHRGHGVEELFYKPDFVILEYIDLLSLFIKVCSK; encoded by the coding sequence TTGATTAATTTAATTTTTGATGTAGATGATACTTTATATAATCAATTGACGCCTTTTTATATTGCATATAATAAAGTGTTTTCTTCAATAAAGGATGTTTCTATTGAAGATTTATATATAAGTAGTAGAAAGTATAGTGACGAAGTGTTCCATTTGACAGAGAGTGGAGAGATGCCAATTAAAGAAATGCATATTTATAGAATAATGAAAGCTTTTGAGGAGTTGGGAAATTCCATTACAGAAAAAGATGCACAAAGTTTTCAAGATGAGTATGTATATCAACAATCACAAATTACCTTAATACCAGAAGTTGAGCAAGTTTTAAATTTTTCTAAAGAAAGAAATATTAATCTAGGAATTATAACTAATGGTCCATCAGACCATCAAAGAATGAAGTTAAAGCAGTTAAATGTTGAGAAATGGGTTAATAAAAGTAATATTTTTATCTCTAGTGAGGTTGGTTTTTCTAAGCCAGATACTAATATTTTTAGAGTGGCTGAGAATGTTATGAATTTAGAAAGAGAAAATACATACTATGTGGGTGATTCTTATAAAAATGATGTTGTAGGTGCTAAAAAAGCTGGTTGGAAGAGTATATGGTTGAACCATAGAGGGCATGGAGTAGAAGAGTTGTTTTATAAACCTGATTTTGTAATTCTAGAATATATAGATTTATTGTCCTTATTTATAAAAGTATGTAGTAAATAA
- a CDS encoding sulfatase-like hydrolase/transferase has product MGILNKIMNQESFDVKTSLDYINEYEQALPFDSEIHTARAVTYFFAEEYELAEEHIRKALKFRPNNYDNNFYLANILIAKGKYSDAIKAAILSVTFLKHFAKLQEYVDDKLVYANEQVKNLIDYCIENIKDISVIEDLKRFFGFIELSVISFPTYFYDGKWKVMVGEYFNKDSNIEYNDYICFYSDTYYNYLGDLQKKLCMNLNIPNLYSICPIESFKSMTTKKFNLDNGKYIVPIATTEYNQVIDFKVGNTNFKSQQVDPPGFFKYYRVDKGVSLNSDKDIIVGKPIELGFKENNKKLVLTIFIDSLSQQYLSETEYKSMPYTKEFFDKGIIFKNCYTTGEWTYPSFTSVFTGLYTTNHHFIHHSTGYKFPDDIDLFSEIMKKNEYFTANIGGSYAIAPYSSGFRGFDRTVFKNSLGFSDSILINDVIEHIESFKETNQFVFMSLNNVHKPLEDIECRGIDYNIVNQTSLDIETSLSKMDLGVSVRQEYHEETVKKYEVVLRELDRNLKQIYDYILQNYSEEEYLISIFSDHGASFLGKDDFLLKSNITNNVLMVRGSGSVSNDNTEYISNMDLIPITLKLANIEYDLSKYDCVLPKTLGGKGREFTYSESIYPGQTYKAMVNNDKYCYILETKDITNIDGTINFDEYSDSVFDKKEGKEIKYNDILEYYREIVYNHIKRNIKY; this is encoded by the coding sequence ATGGGAATTTTAAATAAAATAATGAACCAAGAATCTTTTGATGTAAAAACATCACTAGATTATATTAATGAATATGAGCAAGCATTACCTTTTGACAGTGAGATTCACACTGCGCGTGCAGTCACATATTTTTTTGCAGAAGAATATGAACTTGCGGAAGAACATATTAGAAAGGCTTTGAAATTCAGACCCAATAATTATGATAATAACTTTTATTTAGCAAATATTTTGATTGCTAAGGGTAAATATTCTGATGCTATTAAAGCAGCTATATTAAGTGTGACATTCTTAAAACATTTTGCTAAGCTCCAAGAATATGTAGATGATAAATTAGTTTATGCTAATGAACAAGTAAAAAATCTTATTGATTATTGCATTGAAAATATAAAAGACATAAGTGTTATTGAGGACTTAAAAAGATTTTTTGGATTTATTGAGTTAAGTGTTATTAGTTTTCCTACATACTTTTATGATGGTAAATGGAAAGTTATGGTAGGTGAGTATTTTAATAAAGATTCAAACATTGAATATAATGACTATATATGTTTTTATTCTGATACATATTATAATTATTTAGGAGACCTTCAAAAAAAATTATGTATGAATCTTAACATTCCTAATTTATATTCTATATGTCCAATAGAGAGTTTTAAATCTATGACTACAAAGAAATTTAATTTAGATAATGGGAAATATATTGTTCCAATAGCTACAACTGAATATAATCAAGTTATTGATTTTAAAGTTGGAAATACTAATTTTAAATCACAACAAGTAGATCCACCTGGTTTTTTTAAGTACTATAGAGTAGACAAAGGAGTTAGTTTGAATTCAGATAAAGATATTATAGTTGGAAAACCAATCGAATTAGGATTTAAAGAAAATAATAAAAAATTAGTTCTCACTATATTTATAGATTCTTTATCTCAACAATATTTATCAGAAACAGAATATAAATCAATGCCTTATACAAAAGAGTTTTTTGATAAAGGAATTATATTTAAAAATTGCTATACAACAGGAGAGTGGACATATCCATCTTTTACAAGTGTATTTACAGGTCTATACACAACTAATCATCACTTTATACATCATAGTACAGGATATAAATTTCCAGATGACATAGATTTATTTAGTGAGATTATGAAAAAAAATGAATACTTCACTGCAAATATAGGTGGATCATATGCAATTGCTCCATACAGTAGTGGTTTTAGAGGATTTGACAGAACTGTTTTTAAGAATAGTCTAGGATTTTCTGATTCAATATTAATTAATGATGTTATTGAACATATTGAGTCATTTAAAGAAACGAATCAATTCGTATTTATGTCTTTAAACAATGTTCACAAGCCATTAGAAGATATTGAATGCCGTGGAATTGATTATAATATTGTTAATCAAACATCTTTAGACATAGAGACATCTTTGTCAAAGATGGACTTAGGTGTAAGTGTACGACAAGAATATCATGAGGAAACTGTTAAAAAATATGAAGTAGTTCTTAGAGAATTAGATCGTAATTTGAAGCAAATCTATGACTATATATTACAAAATTACTCTGAAGAAGAGTATTTAATTAGTATTTTTTCAGACCATGGAGCTTCATTTTTAGGCAAAGATGATTTTTTATTAAAATCAAATATAACTAATAATGTATTAATGGTTAGAGGGTCTGGAAGTGTATCCAATGATAATACTGAGTATATAAGTAATATGGATTTAATTCCTATAACTTTGAAGTTGGCGAATATAGAATATGATTTATCGAAGTATGATTGTGTACTTCCAAAGACACTAGGGGGTAAAGGTCGTGAGTTCACTTATAGTGAATCAATATATCCTGGTCAGACTTATAAAGCTATGGTTAATAATGATAAATATTGTTATATATTAGAAACAAAAGATATTACTAATATAGATGGAACAATTAATTTTGATGAATATAGTGATTCTGTTTTTGATAAAAAGGAAGGTAAAGAGATTAAATATAATGACATTTTAGAGTATTATAGAGAGATAGTATATAATCATATAAAGAGAAATATTAAATATTAA
- a CDS encoding spore coat protein, giving the protein MRNMIENLIKNNTYIDDKVIILSMLSSAKASANMYLNSALTSSTPELRAIYSASLTQMVEGHTALTELSINKGWAKPYDKPIQQLTCSYKESQNVID; this is encoded by the coding sequence ATGAGAAATATGATAGAAAATCTAATTAAAAACAATACTTATATAGATGATAAAGTAATAATATTGAGTATGCTTTCATCTGCTAAAGCATCTGCCAATATGTATCTTAATTCTGCATTAACAAGTAGTACACCTGAATTGAGAGCTATATATTCAGCTTCACTAACTCAAATGGTTGAAGGCCATACAGCACTAACAGAATTAAGTATTAATAAAGGATGGGCTAAACCATATGATAAACCTATTCAACAGTTAACATGTAGTTATAAGGAATCTCAAAACGTTATCGATTAG
- a CDS encoding PTS sugar transporter subunit IIA, whose translation MISGRMLLIMNFLKNKSKTSYREISQQLSIEERKVRYDIDNLNVVLQSLNKPLIQRMNKGSLIIPSDFQVVYIDNNDYVFSLTERVSIMKIISMFKVDKLNLEKLSKEFKVSRSSIKNDLNVLSNELERNQITITYDKVFKINGDEDTIYKQRLNILKSYSYLFGKEKSDLSVFEKYIVKVIENIFKGLSLNDIYNWSTDLLLQMDWTLNDESFTWYVSNIFLFTWYIHSDEKHPLESSSLSEPYFENKFDQEFEQIIQKKLTKEQILLLKSFVFFTNKYASLNEDMDLISTEIIVQDLIYNMSETLNIDFKEDMILYKGLLNHIAPLIERIKQNIQIYEGSFHVIPDKYQYVLEATKTSVQKNRMLNQIKNENEIILLAIHFLGSVQRNESNNYKNILLVCGFGYGVIAILKDTLINDYQINIVDSIPSYKLQDYKDWENIDFIVTTSKIVVDLPKTIIEINPFLQENDYLKLEEKGIKRKNVLTNYISIKKRLDFLEEDAQKRVLSIIWQELGYSDERMLSRQLKLSDLIGIDTISVIDKEIKWEDAVKISSNILADCDFVSMQYADNIIDILSNVGFYAVKDEEFALLHGNDSSLVKVSSISLLICKEAVKFGDKKVKIIFCLASRDKKEQIPAIINLTKMVYKTNFITMLESVKTKEEAECLIHEYEKEVTG comes from the coding sequence ATGATAAGTGGAAGAATGTTACTCATTATGAATTTTCTAAAAAATAAAAGCAAGACAAGTTATCGGGAAATTAGTCAACAGTTAAGCATAGAAGAAAGAAAAGTTAGATATGATATAGACAATCTAAATGTTGTTTTACAATCATTAAATAAACCATTAATACAAAGGATGAATAAAGGTTCATTGATTATTCCAAGTGATTTCCAAGTAGTATATATAGACAACAATGACTATGTGTTTTCCTTAACTGAAAGAGTATCTATTATGAAGATTATATCAATGTTTAAAGTAGATAAGTTAAACTTAGAAAAATTGAGCAAAGAGTTTAAAGTTTCTAGAAGTTCGATTAAAAATGACCTTAATGTTTTATCAAATGAACTGGAAAGAAATCAAATAACTATTACTTATGATAAGGTTTTCAAAATAAATGGAGATGAAGATACTATATATAAACAAAGGTTAAACATATTAAAATCATATTCTTACCTTTTTGGCAAAGAAAAATCTGATTTGAGCGTGTTTGAAAAGTATATAGTGAAGGTAATCGAAAACATATTCAAAGGACTTTCCTTGAATGATATATATAATTGGTCTACAGATTTACTTTTACAAATGGACTGGACTCTAAATGATGAATCTTTTACATGGTATGTCTCAAATATCTTTCTTTTTACATGGTATATACATTCAGATGAAAAGCATCCTTTAGAATCTTCTTCCTTAAGTGAACCATATTTTGAGAATAAATTTGACCAAGAATTTGAGCAAATCATTCAAAAAAAGTTAACTAAAGAACAAATTTTATTGTTAAAGAGTTTTGTATTTTTTACAAATAAGTATGCAAGTTTAAATGAAGACATGGATTTAATTAGTACAGAAATAATAGTTCAAGATTTAATTTATAATATGTCTGAAACTCTGAACATTGATTTTAAAGAGGATATGATTCTTTATAAGGGGCTACTCAATCATATTGCTCCATTGATAGAGAGAATCAAACAAAACATACAGATTTATGAAGGGTCATTCCATGTAATACCAGATAAATATCAATATGTACTTGAAGCTACTAAAACCTCTGTACAAAAAAACAGGATGTTAAATCAAATAAAGAATGAAAATGAAATAATACTTCTAGCAATACATTTTTTAGGAAGTGTACAAAGAAACGAAAGTAACAATTATAAAAATATACTATTAGTTTGTGGATTTGGGTATGGTGTAATTGCTATATTAAAAGATACTTTAATAAATGACTATCAGATAAATATAGTAGACAGCATTCCATCATATAAATTACAAGATTATAAAGACTGGGAAAATATAGATTTTATCGTAACAACATCAAAAATAGTAGTAGACTTGCCTAAAACAATTATTGAAATTAATCCTTTTTTACAAGAAAATGATTATTTAAAACTTGAGGAAAAAGGAATAAAAAGAAAGAATGTCTTGACCAATTACATATCAATTAAAAAGAGATTAGATTTTTTAGAAGAAGATGCTCAAAAAAGAGTACTGAGTATTATATGGCAAGAACTAGGATATAGTGATGAGAGAATGTTATCTAGACAACTTAAACTAAGTGATTTAATAGGAATTGATACAATAAGTGTAATTGATAAAGAAATAAAATGGGAAGATGCTGTGAAAATTAGTTCAAATATACTTGCTGATTGTGATTTTGTGTCAATGCAATATGCTGATAATATTATAGATATTCTAAGTAATGTAGGTTTCTATGCTGTAAAGGATGAGGAATTTGCTTTGTTACATGGTAATGATAGTTCATTGGTCAAAGTAAGTTCAATAAGTTTATTGATATGCAAGGAAGCAGTTAAATTTGGAGATAAGAAGGTTAAAATCATATTTTGTCTAGCAAGTAGAGATAAAAAAGAGCAAATTCCTGCAATAATTAATTTAACTAAAATGGTTTATAAAACTAATTTTATTACTATGTTAGAAAGTGTAAAAACAAAAGAAGAAGCAGAATGTTTAATTCATGAATATGAGAAGGAGGTCACTGGATGA
- a CDS encoding PTS fructose transporter subunit EIIC encodes MRILKFLQKHLMTATSYMIPFVVAGGILFALSVTLSGQAAVPETGWLAKLNQIGAAGLALFIPILGGYIAFSMADKPGLAPGMIGAYLAKEVNAGFIGGIIAGFIAGFVVLQLKKIKLAPTMRTLGSIFIYPLLGTLITGGIIVFLIGEPIASFMTWMTNWLNGMSGVSKIPLGGILGGMIASDMGGPINKVAATFAQTQVDTLPYLMGGVGVAICIPPIGLGLATLLFPKKFSKEERDSGKASLLMGCVGITEGAIPFATADPVRVIPCIMVGSIIGNIMAFLLGCLNHAPWGGLIVLPVVDNRLGYIASVITGAVVVAVLMKLVKKDVKEDEEIEEDIDDSIELVFEEL; translated from the coding sequence ATGAGGATTTTAAAGTTTTTACAAAAACATCTTATGACAGCAACGTCATATATGATTCCATTTGTAGTTGCTGGAGGTATATTATTTGCGCTATCAGTAACTTTAAGTGGACAAGCTGCTGTTCCTGAAACTGGATGGTTAGCTAAACTTAATCAAATTGGAGCTGCTGGTCTAGCTTTATTTATTCCAATATTGGGTGGATATATAGCATTTAGTATGGCAGATAAGCCAGGACTAGCTCCAGGTATGATAGGTGCATACTTAGCAAAAGAAGTAAATGCTGGTTTTATAGGTGGTATTATAGCAGGATTTATAGCAGGATTTGTTGTTTTACAATTAAAGAAAATTAAATTGGCACCTACAATGAGAACTTTAGGTTCAATATTTATTTATCCTTTACTTGGAACATTGATTACAGGTGGTATAATTGTATTTTTAATTGGAGAGCCTATAGCTTCTTTTATGACATGGATGACTAATTGGTTGAATGGAATGTCTGGTGTTTCTAAAATTCCTTTAGGAGGAATTCTAGGAGGAATGATAGCTTCAGATATGGGTGGTCCTATAAATAAAGTAGCTGCAACTTTTGCCCAAACTCAAGTTGATACACTTCCATATTTAATGGGTGGAGTTGGAGTTGCAATTTGTATACCTCCAATTGGATTAGGATTGGCTACGTTATTGTTTCCAAAAAAATTTAGTAAGGAAGAAAGAGACTCAGGAAAAGCCTCACTATTAATGGGATGTGTTGGAATTACAGAAGGAGCTATCCCATTTGCAACAGCAGACCCTGTTAGAGTAATACCTTGTATTATGGTTGGGTCGATTATAGGAAACATTATGGCATTTTTATTAGGGTGTTTAAATCATGCACCTTGGGGAGGTCTCATAGTATTACCAGTTGTTGATAATAGGTTGGGGTATATTGCATCAGTGATAACTGGAGCGGTAGTCGTTGCAGTATTAATGAAATTAGTAAAGAAAGATGTAAAAGAAGATGAAGAAATAGAAGAAGATATAGATGATTCTATTGAACTAGTATTTGAAGAATTATAG
- a CDS encoding PTS fructose-like transporter subunit IIB: MKIVAVTSCPSGVAHTYMSAESLELSAKKFGIEIKVETQGSSGIDNELSLKEIEEADCVILTNDVEIRNMDRFKGKKVLRMSVSDIIKKSDALIKKIKDTFQ, translated from the coding sequence ATGAAAATTGTAGCAGTAACATCTTGTCCTAGTGGAGTAGCACATACTTATATGTCAGCTGAATCACTTGAATTATCAGCAAAAAAATTTGGTATAGAAATAAAGGTTGAGACTCAAGGAAGTTCTGGTATAGATAATGAATTGTCACTTAAAGAGATTGAGGAAGCAGATTGTGTAATACTAACTAATGATGTTGAAATCAGAAATATGGATAGATTTAAAGGGAAGAAAGTTTTAAGAATGAGTGTTTCTGACATAATTAAGAAATCTGATGCATTAATTAAGAAAATAAAAGATACTTTTCAATAA